Proteins from a single region of candidate division KSB1 bacterium:
- the pheA gene encoding chorismate mutase has product MDIEDWREKIDEVDTQILELINKRSEFSIKIGEIKTDKGIPIHSPEREKIIMNRMQQENPGPLSDDRVLRIFERIIDESRKLEKDIAKDQISNRLHKIRHPKQIKR; this is encoded by the coding sequence ATGGACATCGAGGATTGGCGTGAGAAAATAGATGAAGTGGATACACAAATTTTAGAGCTAATAAATAAGCGCTCGGAATTTAGTATCAAAATCGGTGAAATTAAAACAGACAAAGGGATACCAATCCATTCTCCTGAGAGGGAAAAAATAATCATGAACAGAATGCAACAAGAAAACCCTGGTCCATTAAGCGATGACAGGGTCCTCAGAATCTTTGAACGAATCATCGATGAATCCCGTAAATTAGAAAAAGACATCGCGAAAGATCAAATCTCAAACAGGCTTCACAAAATTCGACACCCTAAACAAATTAAACGATGA